Proteins from a single region of Rhipicephalus sanguineus isolate Rsan-2018 chromosome 5, BIME_Rsan_1.4, whole genome shotgun sequence:
- the LOC119392908 gene encoding uncharacterized protein LOC119392908, which produces MYRYDAVDAFKHGAIGHMIAKRFIQRLSSTGKWPRECSQPAGSKATSVPENLLAYQCVADGLQSDLTLNSSAAMWLPMHLHLTPWRQLFTIGCGIKDCRKRGLAVEGSCETAALLRLPSFADAFGCKLQRPDCNFARSNG; this is translated from the exons ATGTACCGATACGACGCCGTGGATGCCTTCAAGCACGGTGCCATCGGTCACATGATCGCCAAGCGCTTCATCCAGAG gctgTCCAGCACTGGTAAGTGGCCGAGAGAGTGTTCCCAACCAGCTGGTTCGAAGGCGACAAGCGTACCTGAGAACCTGCTGGCGTACCAGTGCGTCGCAGACGGCTTACAGTCCGACCTCACGCTCAACTCCAGCGCAGCCATGTGGCTGCCTATGCACTTGCACCTGACTCCGTGGAGGCAGTTGTTCACCATTGGATGCGGAATTAAG GACTGCCGGAAGCGTGGGCTGGCCGTTGAAGGCAGCTGCGAGACGGCCGCCTTGCTAAGGCTGCCTAGCTTCGCTGACGCGTTCGGATGCAAACTCCAAAGGCCCGACTGCAATTTCGCCCGCTCAAATGGGTGA